The Etheostoma spectabile isolate EspeVRDwgs_2016 chromosome 1, UIUC_Espe_1.0, whole genome shotgun sequence genome has a segment encoding these proteins:
- the sord gene encoding sorbitol dehydrogenase, with protein sequence MAEENLSVVLHAKGDLRLEKRPVPEPGPNEVLLQMHSVGICGSDVHYWQHGRIGDFVVTKPMVLGHEASGRVVKVGSAVKHLKVGDRVAIEPGAPREMDEFLKNGRYNLSPTIFFCATPPDDGNLCQYYKHSANFCYKLPDNVTFEEGALIEPLSVGIHACRRAGVTLGSTVLICGAGPIGLVCLLVAKAMGASQVVITDLFPERLTIAKELGADFQLTVKRGDGPQQLAKSVEDKLGAQPHITIECSGVESSIQTAIYATRSGGVVALVGLGPDMVTVPLVNAAVREVDIRGIFRYCNTWPMAISMLAAGKVNVKPLVTHRFPLEQAVQAFETTRQGLGIKVMLKCDQNDQNP encoded by the exons ATGGCGGAGGAAAATCTGTCCGTGGTGCTGCACGCCAAGGGAGACCTCCGGCTG GAAAAGCGTCCGGTCCCGGAGCCAGGACCCAATG AGGTTTTGCTCCAGATGCACTCTGTGGGAATCTGTGGATCAGATGTTCACTACTGGCAGCACGGCCGAATTGGGGACTTCGTGGTCACTAAACCTATGGTGTTGGGGCACGAGGCGTCAGGGCGGGTGGTGAAGGTCGGATCAGCAGTCAAGCACCTCAAAGTAG GTGACAGAGTGGCCATTGAACCCGGCGCGCCCCGCGAGATGGACGAGTTCCTCAAAAATGGACGATATAACTTGTCTCCTACCATCTTCTTCTGTGCCACGCCCCCCGACGATGGAAATCTGTGCCAATACTACAAGCACAGTGCCAACTTCTGTTACAA GTTGCCTGATAATGTGACATTCGAGGAGGGAGCTCTAATCGAACCTCTGTCTGTGGGGATCCACGCCTGTCGCAGAGCCGGTGTAACCCTTGGCAGTACTGTGCTCATCTGTGGCGCAG GACCTATTGGCTTGGTCTGTTTGCTTGTGGCCAAGGCGATGGGGGCTTCGCAGGTCGTCATCAccg ATCTGTTCCCTGAGCGTCTGACAATAGCCAAAGAGTTGGGTGCAGACTTCCAGCTGACGGTAAAGAGAGGAGACGGACCCCAGCAGCTGGCCAAGAGTGTAGAGGACAAGCTCGGCGCTCAGCCTCACATTACTATTGAGTGCTCTGGTGTGGAGAGCAGCATTCAAACTGCCATCTAT gCGACACGTTCAGGAGGTGTTGTGGCGCTGGTGGGTCTCGGTCCTGACATGGTCACTGTTCCCCTGGTCAATGCTGCCGTAAGAGAAGTGGACATCAGAGGAATTTTCCGCTACTGCAACAC CTGGCCGATGGCCATATCCATGTTGGCAGCAGGTAAAGTGAACGTGAAGCCCCTCGTGACCCACCGTTTCCCCCTGGAGCAGGCAGTCCAGGCCTTTGAGACCACACGTCAGGGTCTCGGGATAAAGGTCATGTTAAAGTGTGACCAGAATGACCAGAATCCCTAA
- the terb2 gene encoding telomere repeats-binding bouquet formation protein 2: MFRNKSAWFSSSVPQACHNLWILEGGTIAGWRTADYLFSEDATCPDTLRIFESKDYLWNKVVVFHSLFLSACEKRQSVKSVCIGHYVLPPASVQDEVRQVVGRLIWECEDGLSVTQGFHKSFSCQTENEYSEVSKSDSEPSDTDSSGSEARLCAHYPVSNMLTEYVSMKNLQKYSVDLCDFRPGCFQCSNCKAHCCLPHT; this comes from the exons ATGTTTAGGAATAAGTCAGCCTGGTTTTCAAGCAGTGTGCCACAGGCATGTCACAACCTTTGGA TATTGGAGGGTGGAACCATTGCTGGTTGGAGAACGGCAGATTACCTTTTCAGTGAGGATGCTACTTGCCCTGATACTCTGAG gaTATTTGAGAGCAAAGATTATCTTTGGAACAAGGTGGTGGTTTTTCACAGCTTGTTTCTGTCCGCATGTGAGAAGCGCCAGAGTGTAAAGTCTGTGTGCATTGGTCATTATGTGCTGCCTCCGGCCTCAGTACAGGACG AGGTGAGACAAGTGGTTGGGAGGTTGATTTGGGAGTGTGAAGATGGGCTGTCAGTGACTCAG GGTTTCCATAAGAGCTTTAGTTGCCAGACAGAAAATGAGTACAGTGAAGTCAGCAAAAGCGA CTCTGAACCATCTGACACAGACTCATCAGGAAGTGAAGCCCGTCTGTGTGCTCACTATCCAGTTAGTAACATGCTCACAG AGTACGTCAGCATGAAGAACCTTCAGAAATATTCAGTTGATCTGTGTGATTTCCGTCCCGGATGTTTTCAATGCTCCAACTGTAAAGCCCACTGCTGCCTGCCGCACACATAA